The Lutra lutra chromosome 16, mLutLut1.2, whole genome shotgun sequence genome segment TATAGTGCCAAATCCTTACACTATCCTGACTCAAATTCTCAGCGATAGAAAATAGTTTGCAGTGCTTGATATAAAGGATGCTTTCTTTTGTAATCCCTTAAGGGAGGGGGCCTCTATCTGCCTTCGAAGGGATTCCGTTAGGAGAACACCAAGCATGCCAGCTTCCATGGGCAGTCCTATCGCAGGAAGTTAGATACAGTCCCCATTTGTTTGGCAACGTACTCAGGAAAGAACTGAGACTTCTTGTATGGCCTCAGGGAACAGTAGTATAATAtgtcaatgatattttatttatttatttaaaagattttatttatttatttgagagagagagacagtgagagagagcatgagcgaggagaaggtcagagggagaagcagactccccgcggagcagggagcccgatgcgggactcgatcccgggactccaggatcatgatctcagctgaaggcagtcgtccaaccaactgagccacccaggcgtccctttatttatttatttttaaagattttatttatttatttgacacacagagagagattacaagtaggcagagaggaggcagagagagaggagaaaggaggctccccgctgagcagagagcccaatgtggggctcgattccaggaccctgagatcatgacatgagcagaaggcagaggcttaacccattgagccacccagggaccccatgtcaatgatattttaatatatagcCCCACAAAAGAGGCCTCAGACTATAATTGTATTGTACTAAACTTTCTTAGAGAATACCGAGTATCATGGAAAAAGGCTCAAATATCTAAACAGAAGGTATAATCCTTAGGATATAAATTAACTCCTAGACATCATTTCCTGTCCattgagagaaaaagaactaTAATAGAATTGGGGTCACCTGCCACAAAAAACCAACTCTGAACCTTTATAGGAATAGCTGGATTTTGTAGCCTGTGGATCCCAGGATTTGGAATCTTAGCTAAAATTCCATATGAGCCCATTAGAGGGCCAGATGAAGAGGCTTTAAAGGACAACAGGGGGGCCTTTCAACAACTAAAAACTAAACTATCCGTGGCCCTAGTCCTAGCTCTACTAAACTTAGAAAAGCCATTTACCTTATTCATTGCTGAAAGTCAGGGCCACGCCCTAGGAGTACTAACACAAAAATGCAGGTAAGAATCTGGACCTGTAGGATATTTTCCAAAGCCATTGACAAGGGAGCCCGAGGATGGCCAGCATGTCTCCAAGCAGTAGCAGCTGCTGCACTGTTAGTAGAAGCGTCCAAACTTTCAATGGAACAGCCATTGACAGTGATGACTCCTCATCAGGTTTAAGGACTTTTAGAAACTAAAGAACATCAGTGGATGACAGGGGGATGACTAAGTATCAAGCAATGATTTTAGCTCCCCCAGTATTGCTCTCGAAATCTGTCAAACCTTAAACCCGGCACCCCTCGTACCTGGATGAGACCATGCCACTATTGCATCTGTATAGGACTGTAAAGAGGTAATAAAACTAGTCTCTTCCAGCCATCCAGATCTAGAAGATCAAGCCATAGACAACATTGATGTTAGCTGATTTATGGACGGTAGTATTTTTATAGGAGGACAAAGAAAGCCTGGCTACACAATTGTTGGTTTAATGAAAACTACTGAGGCCAACCCATTAcagatcagtatttttttttttaatattttatttttgggacatctgggtggctcagctggttaagtatctgccttcggctcaggtcatgatcccagagttctgggatggaaccctgctgagtggggagtctgcttctccctctgccccttcccctgctcatgctttctcactctctctctctctctcaaataaataaataaatctttaaaaaatattttctttttaaagatttatttatttatttgagagagagagagagagagggtgagtgagtaggggaaagggcagagggaaagagaaaaactcaagcagactccctactgagcatggagccctccatggggctcgaacccatgaccctgagatcatgacttgagccaaaatcgagaatcagatacttaattgactgagctatccagatgccccaagattttatttttaagtaatctctacacccaacatggagcttgaacacACAACcaaaagatcaagagtcacatgctccactgactgagccagccaggcacccccaatcaaTATTTCAGCTCAAAAGCAGAATGGATAGCTCTCCCTTGAGCTCTTCAGTTAGCTAAAGCCCTAAGAGTTAATATATACAGATTCAAAATATGCCTTCCTTGTACTTCATGCACATGGTGTcatctggaaagaaaagagaattattaaCTAGTCGTAATTCCCCTATTAGATATGGACCTGAAATTATAACTCTACTAAAGGCAGTTCATCTCCCTAAAGAAGTTGCTGTAATATATCTTAGAGAGGATATCAAAAGGGAAAAcattggagcgcctgggtggctcagtcattaagcgtctgacttcagctcaggtcataatcccagggtcctgggatggagcctcgcatcgggctccctgctcagcgggaagcctgcttcttccctctcccattccccctgcttgtattccctctttcgctgtgtctctctctgtcaaataagtaaataaaaatcttcaatttaaaaaaaaaagggaaaacatttagaatctaaaggaaataatttgggacgcctgggtggctcagttggttaagcagctgccttcggctcaggtcgtgatcccggcatcctgggatcgagtcccacatcgggctccttgcttggcggggagcctgcttctccctctgcctctgcctgccactctgtctgcctgtgctcactctcgcttctctctctatgacaaataaataaataaaatctttaaaaaaaaataataaaggaaataatgtagCCAATCGGCACCCAACCTGGCAATTCACACTAAACTAGTTATGAGTTTTATACCAGTCTCTAATCCCTTAAGCACTGTGGTTCCCAAGTATACTATAGAAGAAAGCAACAGAGCACTTGGGGAAGAATCTACTAAAACTGCCAGCAGATGGTACAAGAATGATAACGGAAAAATCTTTGTCCCTaaggaaaaacaatggaaattagCAATAGGCCAGCACCAGGCTACTCAtatgaaaagaaaagctttatGGGATTTCACCAAATCCTTGTTTGATGGAACAGGATTAAGAGCCCTTTTACAAAAGGCATGTAAGtcctatgcaatatgtgcccagGTTAACTGAGAAGGTGTATTATAATCATCcgcctcttttttatttttttttaagattttaaagatttttatttttaagtaacctcacacccaatgtggagctcaaacagacagccccaagatcaagagtagaatgctctactgactgagccagccaggtgccctgaccagCTCCTCTTTTAAAACTTGAACAAAAACATGGACTATATCCTGGGGAAGACTGGCAAACTGATTTCACACAAATGCTACCTTGTGAggggatataaatatttattagtctATCTTTACTGGATGGGTGGAAGCCTTCACATGTAAGACAGAAAAAGCTACTGAGGTAACAAAGACTTTATAAGGGAAATTATCCTCGGTTTGAGCTCCCTTGATCTCTTCAAAGTGACAAGGGCTGATCCTTTATAGCCCAAGTAACTTAACACAAAGCCCAAGcccttaaaattaaatattttttgcataCAACCTGACATCCTCAATCATCAGGCAAAGTTGAAAAGATTAATCATAgtttaaaaagaggggcgcctgggtggctcagtgggttaaagcctctgccttcggctcaggtcatgatcccagggtcctgggatcgagccccgcatcaggctctctgctcagtggggagcctgcttccccccctctctctgcctgcctctctgcctgcttgtgatctctgtctgtcaaataaataaataaaatctttttttttaaataattaaaaaaataatttaaaaagatatttcacagggcacctgggtaggtcagtcagttaggtgtccaactctttatttcagctcaggttgtgatcttggggtagtgggatcgagccccacattgggctccacactcaatgcagagattttctctctccctctcctgttgccccttcccctgcttgctctctctctaaaataaataaataaataaataaataaataaataaataaataaataaatataatcttaaaaagaaaaaagacatctcACTCAGAtgagtctagaaaaaaaaaaaagaaaactggataaCTCTTTCACTAATAGGTCTCTTAAGAGTAAGAACGACCCCatgggaagggcgcctgggtggctcaatcagttaagtatctgattttggctcaggtcagaatcttagggacctgggacagagccctgcatcaggttccatgcttagcagagagtctgcttgtctctctgctcctccccctacttgctctctctctctctctctttctcaaaaaaaaacaaaaaacaaaaaacaaaaaaactccatgGAAAAGATTGGGGtaaagccttttttctttttaaagattttatttatttacttgagagagagagaaaatgcaagcaTGGGGGGgcggttgggcagagggagaagcaggctccttgctgagcagggaacccggtgcagggcttgatcctaggaccctgggatcatgacctgagccaacagcagacgcttaactgactgagccacccttgcacCCCTAAGCCCTTTTGAATTGACATAAGGTAGACCTTTCCTTACCATTGACTTATCCTTGGACCCAGATTATAATAACCTCTCAAATTTTTCATAAGCTGGATTAGTCCATAGAACTCTCAACAAATATGCCAATAAGGTACTGCCCAAACCAGACCTAAGGAAACTCAAATTTCTTTGCAAGTAAGCCCTGGACAACTAGTCTATTTAGaagattggaaagaaaagaactctGGAGAACTCATTCCTAAATGGAAAGGACCTTAGAGGGTTGTATTAGCACTCCCACCGTTGTAGAGCTAGAAGGCCACTCGATGTGGACTCATATTTCCATAATTAAACTTATACCCCCTTCAACACAGGCTGACAACAAACTGGACAACGTGTCTTCATATTCTGCGAACCAGTGGAAGATCTCAAACTCCTCTTCAAACAACAagataagaagaaatgaaggtcttttttcttctgcttgctaTCTACAAACCACACCTAAATGGTAACTCTTTTCTTCAACACGCACATTATTCTGAGCTCCAAAACCATGTGGTTTACTGCCCATATCAAGCACTTCAGGCCTCCCTGGGTGGGTTCTTCTGCAACAAGGCACAGATTGGCATTATTTACATCAATGCGTCACCAGTAGGATACTTTACCCTAATACCAACACATACAGGGATATTTCTATTAGTAAGAAGAATGTTTCTTGCTGGCCTGTGTTACATCGTAAATGTTACATGGGGCTCTCCAGGCCATAAGAGACCTTTCTTTTATCCTCAaactatcaaaattttaattgaatatgCCAATCCACAGATAGGCTCCTGACAACAGATTCCCTGACTAATCCTTCCTATCGATACAACCAGGAAAGATTATATCAAATATAGGATGGATCTATGTAGCTTACTCCCACAGTAGGACATACCTTTtatgcttgggaaaaaaaaaaaaaaaaactatacccTTGATTCATGGCCCAATAATACTTGCTAAATGGGATGGCTCCCTGTAGAAGCCCATGACCATACCATTATTTTAAGGCAACCAAATAGGTTTGCTACTGACTGGACAAGGTGAGCAGACATCAGATGGCTAGCACTTAATGGAACACAATGGTTATGTGGATCAGATTTATGGCCATTGATTCCAACAGGCTGGACACATGGCTGTGGCAATAAGATTTTCCTAAATCCAGctaattttccatttctaaaacaaTGATGGACAAGGTCTGCATTCCATAACTATGACCATCTGACATCTATTTTTCTTCCACCAGTAGGTCCATAAAATGTTATATGGCACATGGAATCCCTTGATAAATATACAATTAAGGTCTTAAATGGCTCTCAAAATACCATtatattattaaacattaaaatgaccCAAGTGAGTAAAGCAGTTACAAAATAGAATggtaggagcgcctgggtggctcagtgggttaggcctctgccttcggctcaggtcatgatctcagggtcctgggattgagcccctgcttccctctccccctctgcctgcctctctgcctacttgtgatctctctgtcaaataaataaataaaatctttttaaaaaaatagaatggtggAGGAAACATGGCCGCGGCCGTGGGGGGCTCACGTGTGGGTGCAGGGAAAAAGCTGAAAAATTcgctgaagaagaagaagaagatgaaaatggTAGCCAGGGCAGTAGCTTCGGAGTTGGAAGATGAGGGCAAAGACGCTGCCGACAGTGGAGGTTCTGTAGGAAGTTGTGAATCAGAAAAGGATCACTTTTCTACAGATGATGAAGCAGTGGAAGCTGACAATGAAGATGAAGTTGAACCCTGTGGCAATGGAAATGAACATACAGCCGAAGCTAGTGTTGGAACTAACGTGGGCTGGGCGGATGCCATGGCTAAAATTCTTAACAAGAAAACTCCTAAAGTAAATCCACTATTCTGGTCAAAAACAGagagctggaaaaggaaaaagaaaagactagagaagagaaaacagcttGATAAGAAGCGGGAATGGGAAATGATGTGCAGAGTAAAGCCAGATGTtgttaaagacaaagaaacagagagaaatctTCAGAGAATTGCAACAAGGGGTGTGGTACAGTTATTTAACGCCATGCAGAAGCACCAAAAGAACGTTGATGAAAAGGTTAAAGAAGCTGGAAGTTCTATTAGAAAACGTGCTAAGTTGATATCGACTGTTTCCAAGAAAGATTTCATCAGTGTCCTGAGAGGGATGGATGCAAGTACAAGTGAGAAAAGTTCGACTGGAAAGAACTTGAAAGCCAAACAGACTGAAGTGAAATCAGAAGAGGGCCCTGGATGGACAATCTTACGTGATGATTTCATGATGGGAGCATCCATGAAAGACTGGGACAAAGAGAGTGATGACGCGGATAACCAGTGAGCCAGGGTCTGGGGGCGACTCGGATACATAAGACTGTAGAGGAAACACAGCGTACAGTCATTGTATTTTTCCTAGCAAAATGCTCTGTGCTCTCAGAGTTACGCGGCTGTGAAGCTATCATTTGTAAGAAAGCCAAAAGACTTTTATTATTACCAACTTGGGTGTTTTCTCTTTTCGTGGAAACTTTGTTAAATTAAGTTTTTCAAACCTTGTATGATTTTAAGCATTGTTTCTCAAACATGTAAAAAGGAGTATTTCTGCTTAACTAGCGAGATGCACATTTTGCCCAGATCATTATAAGTTTACGTGTTGGTCATGGATATTGGTATTTTGTTGCAGTACTAGCAGTTTCTAGAAATGCAGtgcttttcataattaaaatgaactccctgaagtttaaaaaaaaaatagaatggtacTAGATGTCTTCACAGCAGTGCAAGGAGGAATATGTGCCATAACTAGAGCAGAATACTGTGTCTACATTCCGGATGATGACAAAAATATAATAGGGTTACTTACTGATATGAATAATCAAATGGGTGCTCTTAAAGGCCTTACATTGTCATTTAATGATTGGCCACATTCCTGGTTAGGAGCTGGACTATGGTCTACACTAAAaggtcttctcattctcttattttcatCATTGTAAGAATCCTAATGTGTTGtctcttctgctttgttctctcCTCTTGTTGAGATACATGCACACAGTTCCTGACTCCTTTGCCCAGCCAACTGATGGCCCTTAGTACTCTACACAGATTCACCCTGATGTCTACTCTGGACTCTACAGCAATGGCCTTCCGCTGCAGTTACTTGTAAGGACAGATAGTAACCAATTTTGGTCCACAGGTAGGGACATCTCTACGACCCCATCAGCTTGAAGAAGTTACAGGAGATGAGGCCTTTGTCTCTCAtgaaccttaaagatttaaggacTGAAAATTGGTCTGGGGAGAAATGATGAgggatagaagcagaaaaatgttcacCTTTAGCCCAGAAGGCTGGCCTAAGGCCTGCATAGTTTTGATAAGGATCAGATACGTGCTGGTTGCTgcattcttaaagggtctcatgactgcctGTACATCTCACCTATAGTTAATATCAAACTAAATAATAAGCACCAGAGAAACCTTGAGGAAAATATTATTCCTGAAGACATTTATGATCAAATACTCCCTGTACATCCCCTTCCCCTTGGGAACGAAGCATCTGGTCACCGGTTTCATACAGCAaaaagtgcagctctttctgcccacagatcCTGTCCCCGTACTAATTAAACTTACTAAGTTGCACCATAAaacatcttaagaattctttcttgaccatcacACTCAACAATCCCACAGCACATATACTCAAATGTTGCTtggagagtagatcttaaatattctcactacGAAAAGAAGTAGTAATTACATGATGGGATGAGGGTGGTAGTTAATATTATGttgtaatcattttgcaatttaGTAATATATGCAGTCAGtatgctgtataccttaaacttacacaatgttgtgTCAATGATTTCTTAATAAAGCttgggtgggggaggtggagaagggggagggagaaatgagcCACCACGCcaggaaaagacatggaagaaacttaaatgcatattactaagtgaaagaagccagtatgaaaaggctacatacaCATGGTATGATtttaactatatgacattctggaaaaggcaaactaaCTATACAGTGGTTGCTAGGGGTCAGAGAGGTGGGATGGAAGGGAAGAATGAGTAAGTGGAACACAGGGGattttagagcagtgaaactactctgatACTGTGCATGACATCattcatttgtcaaaacttaaagaactataagggtgcctgggtggctcagttggttaagcggctgcctttggctcaggttatgatctcagctctgagatcaagcctcagtgtccttgagtggggagcctgcttctccctctccctctgccccttcctgctccgctcatgctctttctctctgcctctctctcaaataaacaaacaaacaaacaaaaatctaaaaaaaaaaaaaaagacaaaaaacaaacttataGAACTGTATAACACAGGGGATGAGGTTTAAGATAAGCTATAGGTCTTAGTTAacataatgtatcaatattgattcattaattttaacaaatgtatcacaccaatgcaagatgttaataatgggCGAAAGTGTGTACTTGGGAGAGGGGATATaggggaactctctgtactttccactcaattttgctgtaaatctaaaactgctctaaaaaaaaaaatctgctaatttttaacaaaataagggcaatagaagaaaaaatccaTATTACATGTTTTGGAGTTTCTCAATAAGGGAGAGTcactttaaatgattaaaatcatttaaataaaatcatttaacttACATTGGGTTGAGATAACGATGAATGACAGGAAGAAAATTATTACCATCTAGAAGGACTTTACATTCAGACTTCCTCTAAGTGACCAAGTTCTCGTTGCGCCTtaacaagaaaaatggaaatccttaaaaaatgtaaaagacagGCAGAAATATCCAATCATTCTACTCTGCAAATGTGTGCCCCAATCTCTCTTGTTTAACCCAGCAGTGTGATTGTATTCAACCACCCTGTATTTGCTGCCTGTTTTCTGGTTCCAGGGGAGGGTGACTCATATCCACAAAGGGTGGGGTGTGCAGGGAGGCGGTCCAGAAATTTGAGGAGAGTGAGGAAGAACTTTGAAATATTAATTCCAGCCACATTTACAAACACTGATGATATGGCTGGGAATTGCTTCCAGAGGTTGGGATACTGTGCTGTTAAAAGCCTTCCCCAGCAGAAGTGGTCTCAAtcagttttatggtttttttgttgttgttgttgtcggtggtggtggtttttgttttgtttttaagtaggcttcttgcccaacgtggggcttgaact includes the following:
- the LOC125088041 gene encoding RRP15-like protein codes for the protein MAAAVGGSRVGAGKKLKNSLKKKKKMKMVARAVASELEDEGKDAADSGGSVGSCESEKDHFSTDDEAVEADNEDEVEPCGNGNEHTAEASVGTNVGWADAMAKILNKKTPKVNPLFWSKTESWKRKKKRLEKRKQLDKKREWEMMCRVKPDVVKDKETERNLQRIATRGVVQLFNAMQKHQKNVDEKVKEAGSSIRKRAKLISTVSKKDFISVLRGMDASTSEKSSTGKNLKAKQTEVKSEEGPGWTILRDDFMMGASMKDWDKESDDADNQ